CTTTTGGCAGGTCTACAGCTCATCATATACGCCGTGGCCATAGTGGTGTTCTACGTGCTTATAATCACTGCGGTACCTTGGGAGAAGGTAAAGAAGTTTGAGGGTATATACAAGAAGGAACTCCTGGCATCCTTACCCTTCATAACTGTGGCCTTTTTGGCCATAAGTTACTTGGTTCTCAAAGGTTTTACAGTTCAGAAAATTCAAGAACCACAGAGCGATATAAAAGCCATAGGAAAGCTCTTATTTACTCAATATCTTTTCCCTCTTGAGATAAGTGCTGTTATACTATTAGTGGCTATGATAGGAGCAATCCTAATCGGGAGGAAGGAGTGACTATAGAGAAAGCTTATATACTTATAAGCATTTTTTTATTCCTGTTGGGCTTCCTCGGTGTTATCATAAGGAAGAACCTTATAACCATACTACTCAGTACTGAACTTATGCTAAATGGGACTAACTTGGCTTTGGTTGTCATGGATAGGATGGTAGGTGCTACAGAAGGGCAGGTTTTTGCTCTGTTTGTGCTAACAGTTGCGGCCGCTGAGGTAGCTGTAGGCTTGGGACTAGTGGTAGCTATCTTTAGGTTGAAAGGTTATGAAGGTTCTTCCGAGATAACGTACCTGAGGGAGTAGGATGGAGCATGCTCTCATTCTTTTTTCACCTTTAGTTAGCTTTGTATTGGTAGGTTTATTAGGGAGGAGGATAGGAGACCTTGCCTCTGCTATCCTGACTATACTGGGTGGTGCCTTCGCCTTCATCTTCTCACTGCAAGCTCTCCCTAAAGCCCTCCAAAACCCTATACACATAAAACTCTACGAATTTTTACCCCTAGGAAACTACACCCTCTCACTAGGCATATACCTGGATGCCCTCTCCTCCATAACCACTTCCGTGGTCACCTTCGTGGCTACCCTGATATTCATCTACTCCATAGGCTACATGGAAAACCTCTTCGGCCAATGGACCTACAAGTTCTACGCTTACCTGTCTCTGTTCCTATTTGCTATGCTACTTATAGTCCTCTCTGACAACCTCCTTGGTATCTTCGTAGGTTGGGAAGGTGTTGGCCTTGCTTCCTACCTACTCATAGGCTACTTCCACACTCAAAAGAAGGCTACAAACGCCTCCTTGGAGGCCTTCGTCCTAAACAGAATAGGCGACTGGTTCTTTATCTTCGGTGTTATATTTGCCTTCTACCTGTTTGGAAGCCTTGAGCTTCCTGAAATATTCCAAAAGACTCAGTCTGTGGACAAGAACCTACTTGGTCTGTGTGCCTTGCTTCTGTTTGGTGGATCTGTGGGTAAGTCTGGTCAGTTGCCTCTTCATACATGGCTCCCTAATGCTATGGCTGGCCCCACACCTGTCTCTGCCCTGCTCCACGCTGCTACTATGGTCGCCGCCGGTGTGTACCTGGTGGCTAGGGTCTACCCTGTCTTCGAGAGTGCTCCCGAAAGCCTCAAAGTGGTACTCGTGGTGGGTAGTCTAACCGCCCTCTTCGCAGCCCTTGCAGCTACCTCACACACAGACATAAAGAAGATAATAGCCTTCTCTACTATGAGTCAGCTTGGTCTTATGTACGTTGCTCTTGGTGTGGGTAATAAAGTTGCAGCTATGTTCCACCTTACTACCCACGCCTTCTTCAAAGCTCTACTCTTCTTGGCTGCTGGCTCTGTTATACATTCCTTCCACCACAAGGTTCACGACATATACGAGGTGGGTGCGTTAAAAAGGTACATGCCTGTGACGTATGGTATGTTCTTGGTTGGTGCATTGGCCCTTGCTGGAGTATTCCCTCTGTCTGGTTTTTGGAGCAAGGATATGATACTGGCAAGCGCATACGGTATGTCCTTTGCCCTTGGTGTACTCGTGAGTTTTGTAAGCCTCCTTACGGCTTACTACATATTCAGGGAGTTTTTTGTGATGTTTTATGGAGAAGAAAGGAGTGAGGAGGAACCTCATGAGAGTCCTCCTGTGATGTTGGTTCCTATGCTTGTGCTTGCTGTGTTTGCTGTGTTTGCAGGTTTTGCTCATGGTGTGTATTCTGAGTTGTTTGGTCATAAAGAGGAGCTTCACCTAAACATAGCCCTTATCTCCACCTTTGTAGCTTTAACTGGTATAGCGTTGGCCTACATGGTTTTTGTCAGGAGAAGCCCAGACCCTGAAAAACTCTACCAAGCCCTTAAACCCTTACACACTACATTAAAAGAACAGTTCTTCACCGAAAAACTCTACCACAAAGTGCTGGCCGCAGGTTATATGAACCTTTCTAAAGGCCTCTTCCTAGTTGTTGATAGAGTAATGATAGATGGGTTTATAAACCTGCTGAAACACGTGTTCTTAAAAGGTACCAGGTTCCTATGGATGAAACTTGACATAAAGGTTGTAGACCTTTTAGTCAACGGACTTGCAAAGCTTGCTTTTAAAACAGGTAACAAAACCCGAAACATACAAACAGGCTTGCTAAACAACTACGTTACCTTTCTACTCGTAGGTATAATTATCATACTTGCTGTAATAATACTGTCTCTGAGGTAACCCATGGAAAAGGTGTATGCAACGTTTCCATACCTGTCTATCAGTATGCTGATACCATTGATTGGAGCACTTGTATTACTTAAGCTGAAAGAAACTTATTCTAAATGGATAGCGCTTACCTTTTCTGCTTTGACTTTTGGTCTTTCTCTTATAGTTCTCCTTAACTTTGACTTCTCCGATACGTCTAGGGTACAGTTCTACGAAGAGTACAACATACTACCCGAGCTAAACATAAAGTTTTCTCTAGGCCTTGATGGCCTTTCGCTGTTAATGTACATGCTCACTACCCTAGTTTCTTTGACAGCTATCATGTGGTCCATAAGAGATGTTCAAGTTCAGAGAAGACTAAAGGAATATTACCTGTGGTTTTTACTTACAGAGTCCTTTCTTGTGGCTGTGTTCTCGAGCTGGGACCTTATCGTCTTTTACGTTTTCTACGAGCTTGTACTCGTTCCCATGTTCTTTGTGATAGGAATATGGGGCTACAAGCTAAGACTTTATTCAGCTTATAAATTCTTTATATACATTTTTGTTTCATCCCTGTTTTTGCTCTTAGGAATAGTAAGCCTTGCGGTAGAGCATAAAAAACAGTTTGGTACTTATTCGTTTAGCTACTTTGATTTGATGAAAAATCACTATGATCTTTACTTTGGTATATTCCTGTTTCTTCTATTCTTTATAGCCTTTGCAGTCAAAACACCTATAGTGCCTTTCCATACATGGCTTCCTGATGCTCATGGTGAAGCACCAACGGCTGGTTCCGTAGTTCTTGCTGCCATACTTCTAAAGATGGGTACATACGCACTCCTGAGGTTTAACGTAGGATTGTTCCCGGAAGTAACTAAACTACTTTCTCCGTACCTAGTGCTTTGGGGTATAGCTACCACAGTCTTCGCTTCCTGGTTTACCATAAGTCAGAACAACATAAAGAGATTTGTGGCTTACTCTTCTGTAAGCCATATGGGTTTTGTTGTGACTGGTATGTTCCTACTTAACCTTTCTGGAATGAAAGCAAGCGTTACAGAGATGTTCGCCCATGGTCTTACATCCTCTGCTCTGTTTATGATGGCAGGCTTTATATACAACAGACTCCACACTTTCAACATGGAGTACCTGAAGGGCAGCGTGAAGTTTATGCCACTGTTTGCTGTCCTCGTAGTCATAACAGGCTTTTCTTCCATGGGTTTACCTGGTGGTTCTTCCTTCTGGGGTAAGTTCTTAACCATCGTAGGTGCCAGGGAGTGGTCCACTGTATGGGCCCTGTTGGTTGTGACTGGCGCCTTCTTTAGCGCCATTTACATACTTTATATGTTAAAAACCCTCTACCTGGACACAAAAGAAGAAAGTAGGCTTATACACTTTACTGACATAAGAGGGTTTAAGTTAGCAGCCTTCCTATCTGTTGTACTTCTTATGCCTGTAGTGGGTCTTTTCCCAAGCTTGATTTTTGGGTTCTTTGATCATGTGGTTAAAAAGATTCTTCTACTCGTAGGAGGTTCGCCTTGAGAGAGCAAGTGCAGATAGAGTTCCCCAACCTATCCTTGGTAGTACCAGAGCTGATAGTTCTAGTGACGGCTTTTACCCTTTTTACCCTCCACCTTATACATAAAAGAGTAAACCATGCTCTGTTCACCACGGTAAGCATTACCGGCTACCTAATTTCCCTACTGTACATACTCCTAAACCCAGGACTTTCTGGATCTACCTTCTACGGCCTTTATATTAGAGATCCGGTTTCTTCTCTTCTGCAAGCTGTAGCTCTTGTACTAACGATGCTTCTTCTTGCATTTACTTACAACTACTACAAAGCAAAGAGGTCCCTTTATGGTGAGTTCTACTACATATTGGCCTTCTGCCTTTTAGGTGGTATGTTCTTGACAAGTTCCTACAACTTGATAATACTCTACGTAGCCCTTGAAGTGGTTTCCATATCCTTCTACATAATGATATCCCTGCTCAGGGGAGACTTCCTTTCAAAGGAGGGTGCCTTTAAGTACCTGATACTCGGAGGCCTTAGCATAGCCATAGCTTCGTACGGAGCCGGTTTTATGTACCTATACTCGGGATCCTTAGACTTAAGGTACATACTGTCACACATAGGGGAAGACAAACGCTTGCTTATTCTGGGCCTTGTGTTCTTCCTCTTTGGGTTTGCTATAAAGATAGGTGCTGTGCCTTTCCACTTCTGGCTTCCTGATGCCTATCAAGGAGCACCTACTCCTATAACTGGTTACATGGCATCCTTTGGCAAGATAGCCTTCTTTGCACCACTCCTTAGGATAATGCCCCTAGTGCAATCACACTTTGAAAACGCCTGGGTCTACACCATCTCCATAATCGCAGCCCTTACCATGCTCTACGGAAACCTAGTAGCTTTAGTGCAGAAGGATGTAAAGAGGATGCTTGCCTACTCATCAATAGCTCACTCAGGCTACATAATGTCCGCCATAGCTGTGGCAAAGGTTATAGGTCTAAAAGCTGCCCTTTACTTCTTAGTAGCTTATGCCTTTATGGGTATAGGGAGTTTTCTAGTCTTGACAGTCCTAGAAAGGTTGCCCGATTGGCAGAATAGGTTAGAAGATTTTTCAGGTATGCGCTTTTGGAACCCCTCTGTAGCTTCTTACTTTGCCGTGTTTATGTTCGCCCTTCTGGGTGTTCCACCTACGGTGGGTTTTGTAGGAAAGGCGTTGGTCTTCATGAGCCTTTCTGAAAAACAGCTATGGTGGTTGGCTTTTGTGATGATACTGTCAACAGCTATATCCACGGGCTACTATCTGAGACTTGTGGTCCTTACCTTTATGAAAGAAGGGACACAAGAAAGTATCCTTAGGCCTAGTTTAAGTGAAAGGTTTTTACTAGGACTTTTATCTGTTTTGGTGGTACTTTTAGGAGCATTACCTTTGCTTATATGGCCTTACATAAGCGTAGCAGCTGAAGTTCTCTTTAAGGGGTGGTAGGCATGGAGTACCTTGGTTTACTTGTCTTCTTTTTCATAATGCTAGGTTTGGCCCTTGTGCTTATCTCCTTGAACTACCTTCTAGGTCCTAAAACTCCCGATCCTATGGAAGACTACCCTTATGAGTGTGGCGTTCCCCTCTACGACAAGAGTGCTCAAAATACCTTCCATCAAGGCTATTACCTTCTGGGCCTTATGCTCCTTCTCTTTGATATAGAAGCAGCCTTTCTCTTCCCTTGGGCTGTAGTTTACAAGAATCTAGGCTTCTTAGGCTTTACTGAGATGGTAATATTTATACTCATACTGACCTACGGTCTTCTCTACGCCTGGAGAACCGGTGCCCTAGATTGGCAGTTTGAGGAGGAAAGAATTGACTAAATTTATACTTCCCTGGAGGTTTTTTGATGCCTTGGGCTAGAGCTTCCGACTTTGAGGATCTAAAGGCACGTTTTGAGGGTTTAAAGGTAGTAGAAGAAAGGACTATAACTTACCTTGAAATCTCAAAGGATAAGCTTATAGACCTTCTCAAAACTCTAAAGGAGGAGAAGGGCTACAAGCTTTTCTTAGATCACTCGGTCGTAGACTTTCCAGACAGAAAGCCAAGGTTTCAGGCCTTTTACATCCTCTACAACGTACCTGAAAGAAAAAGGGTAGTGGTAAAGACTTGGACAGATGGTACCCTTCCCACAATAGAGAAACTATGGTTTGCTGGTAAGTGGGCAGAAAGGGAATGCTACGATATGTTTGGCATCTACTACGAAGGTCACGAAAACCTAGTCAGGGCCTTCATGTGGGAGACATATCCCTACCATCCACTCAGGAAAGACTTTCCCCTTGAGGGTTATCCCAACGAGTATCTACCGTCGCTCAACGAAGTAATGAGAGGAGACAACCTCCAGGGTCTTATGAACTATGAACGTATGCATACAGCTGTACCTACACTAGAAGACTTAGAGATAACTCAAAAGAAAAGGCTTCAGAAGAAGGCCCAGATAGTCCTCAACTGGGGTCCTTTACACCCAGGGACTCACGGAACTATGTGGTTTTTGTTTGACTTGGAAGGTGAGAGGGTAGTTCAGTGTGATGTAATCCTTGGCCAGCTTCACAGAGGTGTGGAAAAGTTGGCCGAAAATCAAATGTATAACCAGTTCTTGGTCTACACAGATCGTATGGATTATATATCTGCCCTGTGCTCCAACCAAGCTTGGGTAGTAGCTGTCGAAAGGCTTCTCGGCATAGAAGACCTCGTTCCAGAAAAGGCAAAGTACATAAGGACTATGATGTCAGAACTTCAAAGGATAAACTCTCACCTGCTATGGCTCGGTACGTACGCTCTTGATCTAGGAGCTCTGACTATATTCCTGTATGCTTTTAAAGAAAGAGAAAAGCTTATGGACATAATAGAAGGTATAACGGGTGCAAGGTTTACCATATCTTACCCGAGGGTGGGTGGTGTTAGAATGGATCTACCAGAAGGTGCCCTCGAGGTGATAAAGGCCTTCATAAAGAGGTTTCCAAAAGAGCTTAAGGATTGGGAAACCATACTTAGCAGAAACAGAGTATGGCTAAGGAGGAACATAGACGTAGGGATAATAACGGAAGAAGATGTGTACTTCTATGGACTTACTGGTCCAGTAGCCAGGGGATCAGGAGTACCCTATGACATAAGAAAGCTGGAACCTTACGATGCTTATGAATGGGTAGAGTTTGACGTGCCTGTAGGAGAAAAAGGAGATGCCTATGACAGGTACTTGGTAAGGTTAGAGGAAATGAGACAAAGCCTAAGGATAGTAGAACAGTGTGTTGCCAAGCTTGAGTCCA
The DNA window shown above is from Thermocrinis minervae and carries:
- a CDS encoding complex I subunit 4 family protein yields the protein MEKVYATFPYLSISMLIPLIGALVLLKLKETYSKWIALTFSALTFGLSLIVLLNFDFSDTSRVQFYEEYNILPELNIKFSLGLDGLSLLMYMLTTLVSLTAIMWSIRDVQVQRRLKEYYLWFLLTESFLVAVFSSWDLIVFYVFYELVLVPMFFVIGIWGYKLRLYSAYKFFIYIFVSSLFLLLGIVSLAVEHKKQFGTYSFSYFDLMKNHYDLYFGIFLFLLFFIAFAVKTPIVPFHTWLPDAHGEAPTAGSVVLAAILLKMGTYALLRFNVGLFPEVTKLLSPYLVLWGIATTVFASWFTISQNNIKRFVAYSSVSHMGFVVTGMFLLNLSGMKASVTEMFAHGLTSSALFMMAGFIYNRLHTFNMEYLKGSVKFMPLFAVLVVITGFSSMGLPGGSSFWGKFLTIVGAREWSTVWALLVVTGAFFSAIYILYMLKTLYLDTKEESRLIHFTDIRGFKLAAFLSVVLLMPVVGLFPSLIFGFFDHVVKKILLLVGGSP
- a CDS encoding NADH-quinone oxidoreductase subunit A; translation: MEYLGLLVFFFIMLGLALVLISLNYLLGPKTPDPMEDYPYECGVPLYDKSAQNTFHQGYYLLGLMLLLFDIEAAFLFPWAVVYKNLGFLGFTEMVIFILILTYGLLYAWRTGALDWQFEEERID
- the nuoL gene encoding NADH-quinone oxidoreductase subunit L, coding for MEHALILFSPLVSFVLVGLLGRRIGDLASAILTILGGAFAFIFSLQALPKALQNPIHIKLYEFLPLGNYTLSLGIYLDALSSITTSVVTFVATLIFIYSIGYMENLFGQWTYKFYAYLSLFLFAMLLIVLSDNLLGIFVGWEGVGLASYLLIGYFHTQKKATNASLEAFVLNRIGDWFFIFGVIFAFYLFGSLELPEIFQKTQSVDKNLLGLCALLLFGGSVGKSGQLPLHTWLPNAMAGPTPVSALLHAATMVAAGVYLVARVYPVFESAPESLKVVLVVGSLTALFAALAATSHTDIKKIIAFSTMSQLGLMYVALGVGNKVAAMFHLTTHAFFKALLFLAAGSVIHSFHHKVHDIYEVGALKRYMPVTYGMFLVGALALAGVFPLSGFWSKDMILASAYGMSFALGVLVSFVSLLTAYYIFREFFVMFYGEERSEEEPHESPPVMLVPMLVLAVFAVFAGFAHGVYSELFGHKEELHLNIALISTFVALTGIALAYMVFVRRSPDPEKLYQALKPLHTTLKEQFFTEKLYHKVLAAGYMNLSKGLFLVVDRVMIDGFINLLKHVFLKGTRFLWMKLDIKVVDLLVNGLAKLAFKTGNKTRNIQTGLLNNYVTFLLVGIIIILAVIILSLR
- a CDS encoding NADH-quinone oxidoreductase subunit D codes for the protein MPWARASDFEDLKARFEGLKVVEERTITYLEISKDKLIDLLKTLKEEKGYKLFLDHSVVDFPDRKPRFQAFYILYNVPERKRVVVKTWTDGTLPTIEKLWFAGKWAERECYDMFGIYYEGHENLVRAFMWETYPYHPLRKDFPLEGYPNEYLPSLNEVMRGDNLQGLMNYERMHTAVPTLEDLEITQKKRLQKKAQIVLNWGPLHPGTHGTMWFLFDLEGERVVQCDVILGQLHRGVEKLAENQMYNQFLVYTDRMDYISALCSNQAWVVAVERLLGIEDLVPEKAKYIRTMMSELQRINSHLLWLGTYALDLGALTIFLYAFKEREKLMDIIEGITGARFTISYPRVGGVRMDLPEGALEVIKAFIKRFPKELKDWETILSRNRVWLRRNIDVGIITEEDVYFYGLTGPVARGSGVPYDIRKLEPYDAYEWVEFDVPVGEKGDAYDRYLVRLEEMRQSLRIVEQCVAKLESMPKDAPFFAESPDPKKIKLSLDGIGLKVPEGEIYSSGENPRGELGFYIYSTGGVKPYRVKIRPGSMYNLCIYPKLMTDRFVADAVTILASLDPVVGEIDR
- a CDS encoding NADH-quinone oxidoreductase subunit N; the protein is MREQVQIEFPNLSLVVPELIVLVTAFTLFTLHLIHKRVNHALFTTVSITGYLISLLYILLNPGLSGSTFYGLYIRDPVSSLLQAVALVLTMLLLAFTYNYYKAKRSLYGEFYYILAFCLLGGMFLTSSYNLIILYVALEVVSISFYIMISLLRGDFLSKEGAFKYLILGGLSIAIASYGAGFMYLYSGSLDLRYILSHIGEDKRLLILGLVFFLFGFAIKIGAVPFHFWLPDAYQGAPTPITGYMASFGKIAFFAPLLRIMPLVQSHFENAWVYTISIIAALTMLYGNLVALVQKDVKRMLAYSSIAHSGYIMSAIAVAKVIGLKAALYFLVAYAFMGIGSFLVLTVLERLPDWQNRLEDFSGMRFWNPSVASYFAVFMFALLGVPPTVGFVGKALVFMSLSEKQLWWLAFVMILSTAISTGYYLRLVVLTFMKEGTQESILRPSLSERFLLGLLSVLVVLLGALPLLIWPYISVAAEVLFKGW
- the nuoK gene encoding NADH-quinone oxidoreductase subunit NuoK encodes the protein MTIEKAYILISIFLFLLGFLGVIIRKNLITILLSTELMLNGTNLALVVMDRMVGATEGQVFALFVLTVAAAEVAVGLGLVVAIFRLKGYEGSSEITYLRE
- a CDS encoding NADH-quinone oxidoreductase subunit J family protein, with the protein product MEWLIFGFLSLWAVLSGLGVVFLRNPVHAILSFLSLVLALSGMFLHLKAELLAGLQLIIYAVAIVVFYVLIITAVPWEKVKKFEGIYKKELLASLPFITVAFLAISYLVLKGFTVQKIQEPQSDIKAIGKLLFTQYLFPLEISAVILLVAMIGAILIGRKE